The nucleotide window CATGCGCTCGGAGTCCTTGACCCCGGCGACGCGGAGGAAGTACGGCAGGTCGCGCTCCGCCTGGAGCCCCTGTTCGAGCAGCCGCTTGAGCAACCGGTCGCGGACCCGGGCCAGCCCGAGGACATCCGCGCCGGCGAGTTGCGCGAGCCGGAAGCCGGCCAGCCAGACCGCCCGCACGGGCAGCGAGCCGTCATTGGTCTCCAGATAGTTCTGGAGCGCCGGCAGCCGGGCCATGAGCCACGGCGGCACCGGGTTCTGCGCCGCCAGCCATAAGAACGCGGCCACGACCCGGCGCGAGTCCTCGAGCCCGCTGCCGGTGTGGTTCAGGAGCTTGTCGAACTCGGGCGCGGTGATGGTGGCGCCCGCGGCGGGCACCTCACTGCGGACCCAGCGCCCGAGCCACTCGGGGGGCAGCGGGTCGGAGTCCCACAGCGCGTCCAGCCAACAGATCGCGGCGTCCATCTGGTGCTTGCCGCTGCCGGTGTAGGCGGCGGCGAGTTCGGGCCACATGCCGACCCGCTCCGGGGCGTCGAGCGGACCTTCGAGCGCGAGGAACTCCTGCTCGAGTTCCTTCGCCCGCACCTCCCACTCGTTCGGCTTGCGCACCTCCTCGACCGGCGGCAGGAACTCTGCGGTCGCGCCCGGCTTGCCCGGCGCCGCCTTACTCTTGGCCGGCCCTTTTGCGGCCGGAGCGGCGGCCTTGGAGCCTTTAACGTCGTCGTCTTTTTCCTTCGGGTCCTTGTCGCCCTTGTCCGGCTTGTTCTTCGGCCGGTCGATCTCGCGGCACTGGAACGCGTCGAAATCGAACCGGGTGGCCTCGATCCAGGCGGAGAGCGCCTTCTGCTCGGCCTCAATGACGTAGTCCACCCAGTCCTCGAGCGAGCGGAACGCCGCGTCGGGCACGAACTCGGGGGTGAAGCCGCCCTTCGAGCCGGGCGCGTCCGTGCCCGGCTCGTCCGGATACAGCCACACGACCTGGTCGGCGTCGTCGGCCAGGAGCTTGCGAACCGCGTCCCGGCGCAGCGTTGGGTGGAGCCGCTTGCCGACCGGCAGGAACAGGTTCGGGAGCTTCCAGTACGGCTTGAACGCCAGCGCGTTGTCGAGCGCCAGCACCGGGGGCGTGAGCTTCGACGGGCGGACCCGCAGCACCACCGTCCGGCCCCCGCTGGCGTCGGTCGCGACGGCGAACATGAGGCGCTGGAGCAGGCGGTCGTCGGAGTCGCGCACGAGCGTGTCGAGCTGCTCGATGGCGTTCTCGCGGAGCACCCACAGCTCGGCGGTCTCGCTGGCGGTGCCCGGCGCGAGCCGCAGCGGCACCTGCATCTTCTTGGGCGCTTTGGTCTCGCTCCAGCCGACCGGCGCCGCCGGCAGTTTGAACTGGAGGTTGTCGTACACGTCCTGGAACGGGGCCTCGTCCAGGTACACCCACTCGCGCGGCGCGCGGATCAGCACGAGCTGCTTGTCCGCGACGCGCAACTGCGGCGCGAGTGGGAGCGTGTGCCCCACCTCCACCCACACGCGGGGGGCGCGTTCGAGGTACGCGCGGACACTTTTGGTCCCGTCGGCGCGCCCCCTGTCGAGCGCGCGGAGCAGCGTGTAATATGGCGGGCCGATGACCCGCAGCAGCACCCGCTTGCCGTCCGTTTCACCCGTTGTGAACCAGCGGAACCCCTGCCGGTCGTTGCCCAGCCGCAGCATCTCGGTGACGAGCGCGGGCAGGTCCTCGGCGTTCTCCAGCTCGAACAGCACCGGCTGCTGGTTGGAGATGGTGGGCGCGATCGGGTCGCGGGTGACCGGCAGCAGTTGCGGCCAGCAGGTCACCTCTTGCGGGTCGTCGGAGGCGTGCCGCTTCGAGCCCTTGACGCCGATCCGGTCCAGGTTCTTGGTGACCGTGCGGGTGAGGTTGGCGGTCGGCTCGACGTAGATCTTGCCCTGGTCGTCGAAGCTGACCGCGGCCGGCGCGAGCGTCACCTCGGCCGGGACGATACCGGTGGTCAGCGCGAGCCGGACCGTGTCGAGGTCGGGGAAGAGCAGGATCATGTGTGCCGGGTGTTCGGGGCTGTAATCATCGGGGCGAAAAACCCGAAGCGGTGGCCCCGGGCTGAAGAGTCGCGGTCACACGACGGACGGCGCCGGCCGCTCGACTCGGGGGCGGGCGCGGTTCGCGCCGCTACCCCTTGTTGGTCTGCTTCTGGCGCTCGGGCTCGTTGGGCTGTTGGACCGGCCCAGTGGGGTGCTGCTCCGACTCGCGCTCGACGATGATCTGGTCGTCGTCCTTGAGCTTGCGGCCGAGCACCTTCTCGGCAAGGGCTTTGTGCATCTGCTCGTGTTCGATGGGCAGCGCGTCCGGGTCGGAGTCGAGCTTGATGATGATGTTCTGCTTGCCGGTGTTCGGGTCCCGGCGGAGCATAATGATCATTTCGGCCATTCTAAAACCTGCGATTTGTGTTTTGTATTTGGTATTGAGTGTTCGGCGTTTAATGTGGAGTGTTCTGGTAGCGGCCGGTACAGCGTCACGCGCCGAGGGGCCGAACACCAGATCCGCACTACCACTACTCGCCGTCCTTCTTCTTCGCGGGCTTCTTCTCGGCTGCGGTGCCGTTCCCGTTCGCGCTTTCGGTGGCGGTGGCGGTGCCCGCGCCGCCGGCGAGCTTCACCTCCGGCCCCGGCGCGCCCACGTCCTTCGGGTACTTCGTGCGCAGCTCCTCAATAATCGCCTTCGTGCGGTCGCCCTCGATCGTCTTCTTCTCCGTCAGCTCGTCGCGGAGCTTGATGAGGTCGGCCTTGTGCTTCGTGAGGATCGCGGCGGCCTTCGCCTGGGCCTCCACGATGATCGTGTTGACCTGCCGGTCGATCGCCTCGGCCATCGACCCGGACAGCACCGCCCGGTCGCCCTTCTCGTCGCGGAACGAGCGGAGCGGGGCCGCGAGGTTCGACATCCCGCAGACCTGCACCATGTACTCGGCGATGAGCGACGCCCGCGACAGGTCCGACCCCGGCGCGCCCATCCCGCTGGCCCCGGTGGAGACGTCGCCGATCAGCAGCCGCTCGGCCTCGATCCCGCCGTAGAGCACCGCGAGCTGGTCGAGCATCTCGTTGCGGCTCATGCCGATACGGTTCTTCTCCTGCTTGAACTGGGTGAAGAACGGCGCCCACGGCATGTCGCTCTGGATCGTCACCTTCTCCGGCGGCTGGTGGTGCGGGCAGAAGATGGACACGAGGAAGTGGCCCGCCTCGTGCGTCGCCACGACCGGCAGGTCCTTCTCGTGAACCTCCACCTTCTCGTCGAACTCGGTGATCGCCTTCTCGATCAGCTTCGGCGTCGTCTCGCCCGTGATCCCCTCGCGGAGCCGCAAGCGGGCGACGGAGCGGCACAGCGCGTTCAGGTGGTCGCCGCTGAACGCCGTGCCGGTGGGGGTCATGTACCGGTTGCCGGTCCGGGTGATCGCGTACTCGAGCGCCTCGTCGTTGAAGTTGAGGCGCATCTTCTTGTTGTAGATCTCGAAGATCGCCCGGCGGTCGTCGTCGTCCGGGTACGGGATGTGGATGTGGAACTCGAACCGGCCCGGGCGCAAGAGGGCGGGGTCGAGCGACTCCACGAAGTTGGTCGTGCCGACCACGAAGACGAGTTCGTCCTTGTGGAACCCGTCCATCTCGGTGAGCAACTGGTTCACCATCGAGTGCTCGACGCCGCTGCCGGTGTACGTGCCGCGGGCCGTGGCGAACGAGTCGATTTCGTCGAACACGATGATCGACGGCGCGCTCTGGCGCGCCCGGTGGAAGATCTGCCGCAGGTTCTCTTCCGACTCGCCGACCCACTTCGATTTCAGCTCGGGGCCGCTGACGATGGTGATGGCGGCCCCGATGCTGGCGGCGATCGCCTTGGCGAAGTAGGTCTTGCCGGTACCGGGCGGCCCCCAGAAGATCATCCCGCGCGGGATCAGCTCTTCGAGCCGCGCGATCTCCTCGGCGTCGGTCGCGCGGTCGCGCTTCGACAGCGTGTCGAGGATCTCGCTCTTGAGCTTCGCCTTGACCTTCTTGTACCCGCCGATGTCCTTGTCCAGGTCGACGGACGGGATCTCCATGTTCCCGCTGAGCGTGGACTGCCGCACCTGCGCGTAGGCCCGCTTCGGGTCGGCCGGGTAGTCCTCGCCTTCGAGGGTGGAGAGCAGGCGCCGGAGGCGCACGGCGTTCACCCCGGACACGTACTTGTAGAGCTGCCAGGGCGAGAAGTCCTTGCCGAACTTCCGGCTCTCCTTCTGCGTGATGAGGTGCCGCAGCCGGTTCCGCGCGATGCCCAGGATGCTGAGCCAGTGCGGGAACAGGTTCTCGATCACCTTGGGCAGCGAGAACGACGGGTCCTTGAACCCGAGCCACACCAGTTCGGGGTTCTCGTACAGCAGCGGGATCACCTCCCGCGCCTCGCTGGTGAGCCCGCCCTGGCTGGTGGTGAGGAGGTCGAGGTGCGGGAGCACGACGACGCGCCGCTCGGTGGCGCCGCGGACGGCGTCGCGGAGCTGCCCGATCATGGTGCCGATGAGGCCCATCGGCATCGCGCCCTGTTGCGGGTCGCGCTGCCGGCCGTCCAAGTAGATGCACTGGAGCTTGGCCTGCCGCAGCCGGTCGCGCACGTTCATGAACAGGTACGGCGCGAGTTCCTTGTCGCACTCGATGAGCGTGGGCAGCCCGCGGACGAGTTTGCTGGCCACCTCGGCCATTTCCTGGCTGTACGCCGCCTCCACCGCCTGCGGCGGCGAGAGGTCGGCGGGCAGGTCCTTTTCCGTGACGGTGATGCTCATAGTGGTGGTTGGTTTTCGGTGTTGAGTGTTTAGCCCGTTCGTTGCGCCTTCAGCGTTCAGTGAAAAACAGGCCGGGGCGTCGCCCGGCCGGCTGACCAAACACCAAAAACCGAATTCGGAGCACTAAACCTCGACCTTGATCGTCAGCGAGCCGCTCTCGGCGTCCTCACTTATTTCCTTAACGGTGCCCATCTGCTGGGCCTTCTGCTTGAGCGCGTCGCGGGTCACCTGGTTCACGACCTCGGAGATTTCTGGCTGCAGGTCCTGCAAGTGCTTTTCGAGCGCCTGGGTCGCCTTGTCTTGCAGTTTGGACTGCTCCTGGTCGAACTTCTTATCCAGGTCTTGTTTGAGCTGCTCTTTCACCTTCTCGCGCAGGCTCTTCTCGTTCGGGCCGACGTCGTTGAACCCGGTGGCCTCGCGCTTCACTTCCTGGTTAACGGTCTGCTGGGTCTCGGCCTTGACGGAGACCTCGCCGCGGCACGGGTCGACTTTGACGGTCAGCTCGCCGTCCTTGCGGCACAGGGTGCCGTCGTCCTGCTCCTCGAAGCCCCGCTTCTTGAGTTCCTCGCGGAGCAGCGTGGCCATGTCCTCGGGCGGCAGGATTTCGAGGATCTCGAGCTCCGTGCAGATCTCGTCCCCGGCCTTGAGGTTGCGGGTCTCGGACTCCTTCACGGTGATGCGGTATGCGCGGCTCATGTTCGCGTGGCTCCGGGGTACGGGTCAGGACTCAGAGTAACAGACGCCGGGGGCGCACAACAGGGATCACCCGGGACTGCCCTCGGGGTTTCCGCCCGCCGGGGGCGCGCCGTCCGCGGGGGCCGCTCCGGGCACCGGGCCGCGGAGCGGCTCGAGCATCTCCACCGCCGCCCGGGCGCGCGCCGCGACGCGGTCGCCGCTCGCCGCCTCCCAGTCGGCCTTCCACATCTGACTGGCCTGGTAGTCGTCGTCGAAGTACCCGACGTACCGGGCGCGCTCCTGCCAGGTCTCCAGGATCTCCATCTGCCGCGGCACCGCGAGGGCGGCCCGCTGGGTCTCCAGGCGGTCGGCGAGGCGTTGCGGGCCGCTGCCCTGGAGCCCGCCCGTCCAGAACACCGGCGTCAGGTCGGACTGCAGCACCTGTGCGTTGGTGCGCAGCACGAACCGGGCGAGGTCCGTGCGCCGCGCGGCCTCGGCAACCTGGAGGAAGCCGCGCAGGGTGGCGAACTCGGCGTTGCCCTGCACCCGCATCTTCTTCCAGTCCGTGAGCTGGCCCTTGTCGCGCTCGGTCTTCACCCAGCGGTTCGTCAGCTCCCGCTGGAGGCACTCCAGCAGCACCGCGCGCTGCCCCTGGCACACCGGCGTGAAGTCCGGGACCGCCGGCTTGGCCGCGTCGGGGTCGGCGGCGTCCTGGGGGGCGAGCAGCCAGCAGAACGGGTTCCGCGCCACCACGTCCTTGCGGCGCATCACCGCGAGCACGTCGGGGTCCGTGCGCATCGCGTCGAAGCTCAGCGCGAAGAACAGTTCGTCCGCCGGGGTGAGCGCCTTCGGGGCCGTGTCCCACGCCACCTTCGACTCGTGGACCTTCTCGGCCGTGAGCCAGAACAGGAAGTCGAGCACCGGGCGCGAGAACTCGAGCGCCCGCTCGTCGAGCGGGATGCGGTCCCAGACGCGCCCGCCGACGGGCTGCCCGTCGCGCAGGTACTTGTCGTTGCGCCACCCGCCGGCGCGGGTCAGGAACAGCACGAACGCCTTCTTCAGCGTGTCCTTCACCAGTTCGACCGCCCCGGCGCTGATGCACTCGGGCTTGGTGGTCGCGGTGCGGACCAGCTGCAGCCCCTGGTCCGCCGGGAAGTGTCGGACGAGGAACCGCAGGATGCGGAGCAGGTTGAACTCGAACTTGGTGACCTGCCGCGGTCCTTCCGGTTCGGGCGGCTGCGTTGGCGGGGCGGCGGTGCGCGTCATTTCGTGTCGGTCCCTTGCGCGTTCGCACTCGTCTCGGGCTGGGCCACCGGGAGCGGCTTTTTGCGCCTCCAGCCCTTCCACAAGCCTACAGCATTGGCCGCTGGAAAGCCATTCACCGTGATCTCGCGCCCGACGACGCGGATCTCCAGCGTGTTCCTCTTCCGCCACTGCTCGTCGTGGGAGTAGCGAGCGGTCAGGAAGTGGATGCGCTGGTTGGTGGACCCGATCCAGCGGCGCTCGGTGTCCGGCTGCTCGCGGACGTACGGCCCGTCCACCAGGATGTCCGTCAGCGCGATCAGTTCCAGCACCGCCGGGTCGGCCTTCGCCCGGAGTTCCTCGACCGTGAACCCAGTGAAGGTCATCACGGTGAGGCCGAGGTCACGGGCGGCCCGGGCCAGCGCCGCCGCGGCCGGCGCGTGTGCCGTGGGCTCGCCGCCCATGAGCGTGATCCCCTCCACCCCCTCTTCGTCCCGGGCGCGGCGTAACTCCGCAACCACTTCGCCGAACGTGCGGGTCGCGCCGCCTTTGAAGGGCAGGTATTCGGGATTGCAGCAGCCGGGGCACCGGAGCGGGCAACCCTGGAACCACAGCGCGAACCGCTTCCCGGGGCCTTCGGCCTCGGTGCTGGGCACGATCTGCGCGATCTGCATGGTCAGTTCGGTGGCCGTCGGAGCGTCCATCGCGTGCCCGTAAGTTCCTGATGGGTGCCCCGCATTATACCCGCGCGGCGATGCGGACGATCCCCGATTTGGCGTCACCGTGCTCAATTGTGATGGTACGATCCACGAACTTCCGCACGGTTTCCACGTTGGTTGTGAGGTGCCGGGTCACTTCGGACGTGCGGTACTCGCTGGCGTCGCCGCTGAGCGCCAGCGGGAGGAGCAGTTGGTCGGCCGAGTGCGGGTCGACCGGGCACTTCGCGTCGCGGAACGCGATGGCCTCGTCCGCGGCATCGTCGGCGACGCTTTCCGCCGGCTTGCCGCGCTCCCCCAGTCCGAAGAACAGCGGCGGAACCGGTGCCTGCCGGAAGATGACCGCCGCGACGCTGCCGGGCGAGGCCGCTTCCCACTGCTCAACGGGAAGGTGCGACTCCACCCCCTCCGATTTGAGCCTCACACTTAACCGCCGCGCCTGTTTCTTACCGACCGATTCGGGAAGATCGGCGTACGCGCTGAACCCGCCGGCCGTGGTCAGTTCCGGACACGTCAGCAGCGACAGCCCGTTGACGCGCGAGCACGGGTGAATGACGGCGCGAATTTCGCCCCCGCCGCGCGGGTAGAAGCCGGGGCGCACCAGCTCCAACTCGACCTTGATGCCCAGCCGCGCGAGGTACGCGGCCCAGGTGGTTTCGAGGAAGTGGTAGCACGGGGCGTGCGCGTTGTGCGTGCCGCCGGTGACGGTGACCTCGGACGGCTTATCGCCCCGCAGCGCGAGCGGCAGGTAAACCGTGTGCAGCACGAGGGCCGTGGCGCCGGCGGTGCCGATGGTGAAGGTGTAACGGCCGGCCTTTACGGCTCCGGGTTCGAAGTACAGTACCGACGAGCCGTTCGCCGCGCCCTTATACTGCGCGCCCGAAACGGCGCCCGCGGCCTTCACGCACATAACGTGTTGCGGCTGGAGCCCCGGCTTGCTCCGGTTCGCGCGGATGTTGGTCAGCTTGAACGGCCGCCCCGTGAGTACGGACAGCGCCAGCGACGAGCGGAGGATTTGCCCCCCGCCTTCGCCCTCCGAGCCGTCGATTTCGATCATGCCATCGCTCATGGAGCACGGACACCGCAGTGACAATGGTGGTTCGGCACGTGCGCCGACCGCAACTGGTGCCGATTCTGAGCACTCAACTGACCGGCGCCAGCGTGGTAAACGACCTCTCACGCCCGACGTACCCGGAATCGCTCTCAGTCCGAGACCTGGGACGACCTCATCGTGTGCAAGTACCGTGCTCGACCGCTTCCAGTCGCCCGGCCCACGGCCACTGGAACCGACCGCCGTGTGCTGATCTGTATGCCCGTCTTCTGTGCCGGCGGCCACTGAAAACGGCCGCTCTTTCCGCAGCCGGAACCGTTGCTCTGCTGCCGTTCGCTCCCATTTTGTTTCATCGGCTGATCCCATTTCGCCATCCCGTACTCTCGTCGCAGGCAGCGATTGCAACCGACGGTGACGCCACATTCGCCACAAGAAATTACCGCAAATAAACTTGCGCCATTCAAACCCGTAAGAGTATTCCGCGCGCTGGGTGTCGTGCGTTCCGCATGTGCGGATTGTGCGACCGCGTCGAGCGGTAGCGGGCGGGTAGTTCTCGGGTAGCGAACCGCTACCGTTCCGCCCGCAATTGGCCCGTCGATACCCCATCGCTTCCGATTCCATCCCGCTCCCTCCCGTGATCCCGAAAACCGACCGGCGAGGGCGTTCGTCATGCCGATTCGTCATCGGGTCGCTGTAACCCACGTTACACCTCGTGCCCCCCCCAATCCTGCCCGGCCCGGCGCGAGCAGCGGTCGGGAAGTTTGGAGGGAGTCCGGAGGTAACGACCGGCCAACTTTTCGATCCGGCGGACTACTCCAGTGGAAGTTCGGTGGCAGTGCGCGGGTAGCGAACGGCAGCGAATCGCCTGCTCGCACCCGCGTGCCTCCCGCCGCCGTTCCCGCATCGCCCACGAGGCTCATCACCGGGTTTCCCGCTGGGAAACCCAACCGGGGCTGTGCGGATCGCGCGCTGGCGTCATTCGACACCCACGCGCGGCCGGCGCGACAACGCGCTGCTCCTCAATTGCGGCTGATGGCAGGAGGCGAGGTGCGGAGAACTGACT belongs to Gemmata obscuriglobus and includes:
- a CDS encoding 4Fe-4S single cluster domain-containing protein → MDAPTATELTMQIAQIVPSTEAEGPGKRFALWFQGCPLRCPGCCNPEYLPFKGGATRTFGEVVAELRRARDEEGVEGITLMGGEPTAHAPAAAALARAARDLGLTVMTFTGFTVEELRAKADPAVLELIALTDILVDGPYVREQPDTERRWIGSTNQRIHFLTARYSHDEQWRKRNTLEIRVVGREITVNGFPAANAVGLWKGWRRKKPLPVAQPETSANAQGTDTK
- the rtcA gene encoding RNA 3'-terminal phosphate cyclase, giving the protein MIEIDGSEGEGGGQILRSSLALSVLTGRPFKLTNIRANRSKPGLQPQHVMCVKAAGAVSGAQYKGAANGSSVLYFEPGAVKAGRYTFTIGTAGATALVLHTVYLPLALRGDKPSEVTVTGGTHNAHAPCYHFLETTWAAYLARLGIKVELELVRPGFYPRGGGEIRAVIHPCSRVNGLSLLTCPELTTAGGFSAYADLPESVGKKQARRLSVRLKSEGVESHLPVEQWEAASPGSVAAVIFRQAPVPPLFFGLGERGKPAESVADDAADEAIAFRDAKCPVDPHSADQLLLPLALSGDASEYRTSEVTRHLTTNVETVRKFVDRTITIEHGDAKSGIVRIAARV
- a CDS encoding AAA family ATPase; its protein translation is MSITVTEKDLPADLSPPQAVEAAYSQEMAEVASKLVRGLPTLIECDKELAPYLFMNVRDRLRQAKLQCIYLDGRQRDPQQGAMPMGLIGTMIGQLRDAVRGATERRVVVLPHLDLLTTSQGGLTSEAREVIPLLYENPELVWLGFKDPSFSLPKVIENLFPHWLSILGIARNRLRHLITQKESRKFGKDFSPWQLYKYVSGVNAVRLRRLLSTLEGEDYPADPKRAYAQVRQSTLSGNMEIPSVDLDKDIGGYKKVKAKLKSEILDTLSKRDRATDAEEIARLEELIPRGMIFWGPPGTGKTYFAKAIAASIGAAITIVSGPELKSKWVGESEENLRQIFHRARQSAPSIIVFDEIDSFATARGTYTGSGVEHSMVNQLLTEMDGFHKDELVFVVGTTNFVESLDPALLRPGRFEFHIHIPYPDDDDRRAIFEIYNKKMRLNFNDEALEYAITRTGNRYMTPTGTAFSGDHLNALCRSVARLRLREGITGETTPKLIEKAITEFDEKVEVHEKDLPVVATHEAGHFLVSIFCPHHQPPEKVTIQSDMPWAPFFTQFKQEKNRIGMSRNEMLDQLAVLYGGIEAERLLIGDVSTGASGMGAPGSDLSRASLIAEYMVQVCGMSNLAAPLRSFRDEKGDRAVLSGSMAEAIDRQVNTIIVEAQAKAAAILTKHKADLIKLRDELTEKKTIEGDRTKAIIEELRTKYPKDVGAPGPEVKLAGGAGTATATESANGNGTAAEKKPAKKKDGE